AATAGATTGTATCTTAATTTGAATTAGGCTTAGGTTAACCATCAACTTGACCCGACCCACTCAAGTCACACCAACCCCTACTTATACCATTTAAATAAAACAGACTTCtaatttatttgaatacatGAAAAGCTTGAACTAAACATTTCAGGCTCATTATCAGATGGCGCTAACCTATGCTACTCACAGAACCCATATTTTTGGATTCTTATGATAGAAGTAGAACAAGGTCCATGAGATCACCAACAGAAACAACATGATCAGAACTAAAAGCACCAATTCGACATGGTAAGTTTAAAACCCCAAAAGCTCAAAACAACACAATGGATACTCAGTTGCTGTGctctgaaaattttcatttttcttttcattcttcatGGAAAATATCTTACAAATCTTCAATAAAATCGATACAGAGTACATGACTCTCCAAGCCCAGAAGCAGCTGCCCTCTATCCTTATGCTTTGTTTACACGAATTCGTTGCCCATCCAAGAACTGAAATGAGGATGCAGATGTTGATGTCCATTGAAATAATCAAACAGAAACCAAATGCATTACCAGGCAAGGGTACTTTTAAATGAAGATCAAAGATATCTGAGAATGAGGGTTGTGCTCAATATTAGTTAAAGATGAAGGTGCTCAACACTAGAGTCTCAAATTGAAAAAATGCATGAGCACCGCCGAGGCAGTTGTAAGAGACAAATATCTATGCTATGTGTTCAGAGAATAATTGAGTGATGCACACTTTAGTAAAAGGGAATCTCGAGTTTTTGTGaggaagaagtgaaagaaagctTAGAGAGGACTGCTCTTTTGTGCTTGTTCTTGACcttatagaaggaaaaaaacagGAGGTCATgtgaaaatattaaacaaatagaCCAAGCAATCAAATATTCCTCTGTACATCTTTTTTAATGGATTAGAGTATACATAGAAGATTATTCAATCACCATCTTAAGCTTTCTTGATGGCCGAGTTCCAAAGTAAGAGCAGGGAGTAGTTTTTTGtttctccttttattttttgcttgCCTATTGGTGCCTATTGTACAGGTTCTGCGTACTTAGGTGCGCCCATTTCCTAGATGCTCTCAATATATTTCCTGATTACCTAAAAAAAGTCCAGTATGTGTTGGAAACTTGGAACTAAATATCAGGGCAAGAATGCTTctgatttaaatattaaaggGAGAATGAACAACTTACAGCATTGTTGCAAGATGATATAGCagcttcaacatcttcttcagACGAGAACGAAACAAAACCAAACCCACTGGATTTTGAGGTTCCTGGAACCCGAGAAACCTTTGCGCTAAGCACCTTTCCTCCCTTCTCGGAGAAAAATTGGGTGAGCGTATCTGTGGTTACTGTCCTGGCAAGGTTACCCACATAAACTTTGTGGGGACTGTCAATGAACTGGGATTCCTCTGCCTGGAGAAGTGACATATCCAGAGTCAGCAAAGGTTTTTCTGTTATATTTACTTTGATCTCCCGTCCTCCAATTTCCTGTTACAGAAAAACCAATAAAATCCAATCAATCATTTACAAGAACTACAAACATTAATAGTGCCTTTACATGTTATGTAATTTTTCCCATACAAAATATTGATAAGCCTTACAGTGCCATTCAGCTTCTCAATTGCTGCATTTGCATCCTCAACAGTCTTCATTGTAACAAAAGCAAATCGGCGACTCCTTCCAGAGTATTTATCATACATCACCTGTtaacagaaaaaggaaaaggaaatcaTTCCAAATTGCAAATCAACCCATTAATAAATAGTGCAATCCTTTCCCCTTTCAGTAATTCATTACTCTCATCAAAGCAATTTAACAAAGTCAGTGCATAAGTTGTTGACCTACTGCTTCCTTGGAATTGATGAAAGTTTTCTTAATTGTTtgaggttatgtttggttctcgaaaagtaccaagaaaataaaaaaactgttaagaaaaatcatttcctatcaaatatagtaaaaattagttaaaaactaatgcatttttaagtcatttaatttttatatcgaagagttaaaataagttaaatcaatttaaaatagcatataaaaatgatttattgactttaaatctattttttattttccctcatttttctttccttctattttccctctttattttctttcacttgcattttccctcaatttttccagcaaccaaacataacctaaaagaaAATGTCTTAATTTGGAGGTAATTTAGGAAAGTTTACTAGTTTTTAACCAAGATGGCCTATCGACATCAAATTTCACTTTGGTCGTTTTTGAGAAGTTCTGTGATAAAACTGTGCTTCTTGACCCTcgagaagtaaaaaaaaacaaacaaacagacAAAACAAAGTGAGCAAACATCATATGATTTAGGTAAAATAAGGTTGTCCTGACCGAAAATTGCCAATTAAAAGTAAGGAATATTTGCATATTTCTAAGAACGTCTAAACATTCAATTCTACTGAATTGTAATTCTAACAGCTTGTAACCCAAGAAtcaaagtttccaaacaaataaatagaccATCGGAGGTAGTAAAGCACCAGCCCTAGACAATGTTCAAGTGCCATTTGTATTGGGAGTACTTTCTTACTTTCCAAagtccaaaaaagaaagaaagaaagaaagaaagaaaaaacccgAATCCCAGAACAAACATTTCACcctcttgaattatttttaaggtaAAGCAGCAGAATACAGCTAATAAATTCCAACGACAATGCAGTATTGATTGAGTAGCAGAGAACAGTTTACAGAGACCATCAATATCCCGTTGTATCCATCCATTGCCAAGACCACAAACAAATCAAATATCGAACCATTTGAACTCAAAACGATTATTCCCAGCAAGCATTCACAAAATTACgacaaaatttgagaaaaatggaGCCGATAATACATGTAGCTATCCATCAAAACCaatcaaatcaaatgaaatCAACAATGAATTGTCGAAAAACCTCTGCTTTCTCGACGGCGCCGTGTTCTTCGACGATCCTCGCAAGCTCCGCACTGTCGACAGTCCGGGGAATGTTCCCCACGTATAGTCTCCTCGCGGCAGCATCTGATGTGGCGACCGGCGCTTCTGCGGTGACGGCGGAGACGGCGATGGGTCGTTTGGGTTTTATGGCTTTGAACGTGACTGAATTGGGGAAATGGGATGGTTTTAGCGGTTGAATTGAAGGTTTTGAGtgaagggttagggttttagtGGGGTGGTGGAGGAGGGTTTGTGAGAAAAGTGAGGAAATTGCAGCCATTTTACGAGAAAAACTTAGGGTTTTAGAGAAGAGATGGGGATGGCATTATAGTTTTTGCAGTGGAGGGTTGAGGAGATGGCTGGGGTTTATCACTTTATCCGAACTGGGGTTTGGCTGTGAGTCACCGGCACGTAACCCCATCCAACCCAcgctatatttttataatttaatttcttataattagaattaatatttttttaaatcttacaTTAATTGGGTATCaaaatctttaataaaatgCTAAGCTACTGAAGTGGTActtatcaaacaaaatatattagccattgaaaattgaataattttttattatattattaatttaatacttatttttcACGTAAAATTCAATCTCAAATGTATTTTACAAGACAACGTGATGATACCTAAACTCAGTCcattaaatatatatgataaaatttaagtcATCAAATAAACGGTATGGTACATAAGAATGAAAATGGGGTGCAAATAATAGGacataatgatatatatatatatatatatatatatatatatatatatatgatattaccttattgatgatatttttttatactcataaaaaatatacttcGAAGCTATATATGAACTTGTTGTACCTTTAATTAATAATGTTATAACAATATGATTTAAAACCGATTATGATggtatgaaataaataatttattataacaaCATTCTTTCAATTTTGGTTCAAAATTTCCAATTATTGACTTTTTGGTTTTggtccaaaatttttaaaaatttattgttaaacaaaatcaaaataaaatataatataataaattgacttaaattagttgttttttattaatccaatcaaaccaaactcaaaagacatttcaatttattttttattttttaaatatgatttttcagaattttaaaagaaaatgttttcacCCATGACTCCCcaataaatattaaatctttAATATTTATGGAGCTAACtttacttaaattttaacataggtacatttaaaaaaaaaattgaaaacatgagaataacattaatatttaaatttggtaaagaaaattatatccaagtcaaaaaatttgtaaaaaataactcatttttattaaaatataaatactctatgggaaaattatcattttaaaaaaccaaacaagaaaaataaattattttttaatggataGAATTTGTAAATAaccaaaatgtttttagttttttaaaagaaaaataatttcaattattttcaaataaggaTGATAATGGGGTGAGTTTTTTCAGGTACTTGTCATGCCCAACTCCTAATGGAATGAATTTGAGATTTCTATAAAAACCTAAGAAAGATTTCAATCGGACTCAAGTATTGTTTTATCTCACCTTGtgttgattatatataaattttaatttcaaaaattaattaatttcttattttgtaatatatatatatatatatatatatatatatatatatatatataataaaatattttttagaataagttataaaaaattataaggttttaattatttataaaatatatttattttaatataattaaaatttaaaaattaaacgggACGGTTATAAGAATTTCTCATCCCttcccatttaatttttataattgaatcggaataagaaatattttgaataaatgggcCGGGTCGGAGCGGGCCAATCCATCCCGAATGTTCCTATTGTGGTCCCTATCTTCAAAgtaaataatacttaataattaattttttttaaatatgtcatgctattatatattttttaaaatattttaaatatttatatattttttcgaaTAAAAAACGGATTATGAGGTGTACAGATGTGGGTCCCAACAAATCAAATCATGATAGAGATCGTGGTCCCATTGTACTGTTGTACCTCGACGTACAATACGTCAATACTTCACTTCACCTGTTTTGCGATATATTGCCTACTTATCACGTTCTATCGGTCAAAATATGGAAGCCGAAAAATCATTAGttgtttatattaattttatacaaattaatttaattttatcataattatacGATGTtcccaattttaaaatagagaaattttaaaaaattaaattcacaatcatgaaaaataaatcactaTACAAATAATATGATGCATAagtatctttaattttattaaaaataacgagattatctattttaatattttgcaaataaaatattaattaagaatCTTACTCtggttttttataattaaataatttaatttgatacaatttaaaaatataatttatttactttagaataatcatatatcatatttcacaaataattgaattaatgataatattataattatatatgcacatattttttattttctaaaagaattgaaatatttcacTATCTATTTTagcaattaatataatataatttaaaaaaaaattagaaattaaagtttttaataCTATGTTCTTAAAGCAAAGACacacaataattattttttatatgtcaaatacaaaaatagaataattgaattatttatgGAGATGTACTCcaatttatacttttaattttataattattatatataacaaattaatcaaattacaaaaaaaataaaaaattttagttattATCGTTATACttaaatacctttaattttataatctatgataaattttaatacaaaatttgagtcattattttatttaataaaaaatgataatttttatttaaatttataaataaaaaattagacaatataagtatttttttatatttaattttataaaaaaaatgttattttaacaTACATATTGTTCACGATCTCCTATGCCCACCAAATGAATGTTgtagaaaaaatgaatttcaaccttttgtttttcttcttttataattAACATAAATCATGGTTTAATAAATACTaacatgtgattttttttaccaCTAAATTCTTATCtatcaaattaatcaaatagTAATAAATACGAAAATCTATTTGATTTGATGCTTGAATGCTTCCGATTTTGAAAATAGGGAAGAAAAGTGCAAAAAAAAAGTGGTGGTAGCATCTTTAGCAAACATCATTATatccattattttctttctattatatGAATGATACTATAATAAAATGAACATTAATTGGATAGAAATATAAATGTTTGCATCttctaaatgaaagaaaattttttttgagagGTCATCTTTATACTGTAACACAAAATATCATTaatcaaaaaattgaattaaggtATCTCTCACACACATATACGATATATTAATTGTTATATTCATATTCATATTCGTTCAATATAAccgttatattttttttattcaatatagCCGTTATGCTTAATGATTTAAACTATCAACATATATAGTTTTATCGGGTtgattatatcataatttaattatcatatttttatttgtcaaaTTAATCAACATCAAAGCAAAGATGAgtacatattttttgtttaatgatgagtgattttgttaaaaaaaattaaaagaaaaatattgccatttaatataaaattttgaaaatttaatgtATAGAAATTTGAATCCAATTGACAAAATATCGTGATACGATAAATTGGATAGGAGAAGTTGAAGCAATAGTGTCTATATAAGGCATGGAAGTTATATTCGTAATCCACCTCTTCTGAATTTTCTCATTCAAACTTTCCAATTTCTTCGCCTTTCCCTCTTCGTCTTCTTCActgttttcctctatttttttaacCCGTTTCTCCATTGATGCACCTCTCGCCAACTCCTTCATTCCACTCTATATGTGGGGGTTGCACTGCAACAGCACCATTGTCTACGTGGTACGCCACCTTCGTTTTCTCACTGATTCTGCAACTCTGCTTTGTTTTCATGGTTacagactttttttttttttttttcatgattgaaTGGGATTTTGGGGTGTTTCTTCGTGATTGGGCTGTTGGGTTTTTCGTAGAATTTTCAATGCTTGAGTGTCCGGGTGCGTGTGTTTCTTCGGATTtctgtttggttcctgagaaaATAGAGGAACAGGAAAAGAAAGCCATGTCTGGGTGTTGTGGGTCTGCTGGTTTTGTATCAGAAACACGTGTGACTTACACCCCAGAAAGCGGAACCTTGAATTCTTCTCTTTGCATGCACTTTCTCGACTGCCAAACAGAGCCTTTTATCCCATTCTCTCAATTTCTGATTATTTCTAACACTGGTTTTTTCCTTCTGATTCTTTCAGAGGCCTCAAGAACTCgatttgatccaaaggtttGCGCTCAACAGCTCCGTACCAGTCAGCAAAGTTTCCCTCTCGAACTTGTCCGAGGTCTGAACTCGACTCAGATAACGTTGGATTGTCTTTTCCCCACTCTGGGATCTCCGAAAAACCTTTGGGTTTCCCTTTTTTCCGTTGGCGATTCTTCAGCAAAACTCAAATTCATACTCTAACGGCTCTATAATTAGGTATCGCCCATCTCTTCCTGGCCTTTCGGGGTTTTTGAAATTGAGTTCAAATCTTAGAAACTCCGTAAATTTTCTCTGGCTTTGATTCTGATTTCTGCTCAGTACTTGCAGTTCTAACCATGCCCAGGCCGGCCCCAAACCAGAGCTCAGCCAGAGAAGACGATTACTGCCTGAAGGAAACCTCCCCGAATCTTGGGGGTGGAAGGCTTTCCAGAGGAGATAAACTCACAACCGCGTTTGATCTTGTTGAGCAAATGCATTATCTATACGTTAGGGTTGTGAAGGCGAAGGAGCTTCCAGGGAAGGATGGCTCTGAGTCCTGTGACCCCTATGTGGAGGTCAAGGTTGGGAATTTCAAAGGGTTTACAAAGCACATTGAGAAGAAATCAAACCCTGTATGGAGCCAGGTGTTTGCCTTTTCAAAGGACAGGTTGCAGTCCTCTTTCATTGAAGTTTCAGTGAAGGACAAGAACGGTGGGAAGGATGATTTCATGGGGGTTGTTCTGTTTGATCTCCACGATGTCCCGAGGCGGGTTCCTCCAGATAGTCCATTGGCGCCACAATGGTATCGGTTGGAGGATCGGAAAGGGAGTAAGGTGAAGGGGGAATTGATGTTGGCTGTTTGGATGGGGACTCAGGCAGATGAGTCCTTCACTGAGGCTTGGCAGTCTGATGCTGCAGGGATTAGTGTTGAGGCCCTTGCCAGTATTCGATCGAAGGTCTATGTATCTCCTAAACTTTGGTACTTGAGGGTTAATGTGATTCAAGCTCAGGACTTGGTGCCTAGTGATAGAACAAGGAATGAAGTTTATGTGAAGGCTGCGCTTGGGACCATCGTTTTGAGGACTAGATTTCCCCAGACTAGAACTATAAATCCATTCTGGAATGAGGATTTGATGTTTGTGGCATCAGAGCCATTTGAGGAGCCCTTGGTTTTGAGCGTGGAGAATCGGGTGGCAGCCAACAAGGAAGATACCCTGGGGAAGTGTATGATCTCCTTGCAGGATGTGGAGAGGAGGCTGGAGAACAGATCAGTGAGTGCTAAGTGGTTTAATCTTGAGAAAATGTCCGGTGAGCAGAAGGAGGTGAAGTTTTCCAGCAGGATTCATCTGAGAATCTGCTTGGATGGTGGATATCATGTGCTTGATGAAGCAACCCACTTCAGCACTGATTTTAGGCCAACAATGAAGCACCTTTGGAAGCCTAGTACTGGTGTTTTAGAACTGGGGATAATCAATGCCCATGATTTGTTGCTTAAGGAGAAGAAGGGTGGACGTAGAAATACTGATGCTTATTGTGTAGCCAAGTATGGTCAGAAATGGATTCGAACGAGGACTATCATAGACAGCTCTTCCCCAAGATGGAATGAGCAGTATACTTGGGAGGTTTTCGACCCCTGCACTGTCATCACAGTTGGAGTTTTCGATAATTCTCACTTACAGGGTGGAGATAAGGCTGCAGGCTCAAAGGATACAATAATAGGGAAGGTGAGAATTCGGCTTTCTACATTGGAAACTGGCCGAGTTTACACACATTCATATCCTCTTCTGGTTTTGGACTCCTCAGGGCTGAAGAAAATGGGGGAAATTCAGTTGTCTGTGAAGTTTTCATGCTCGTCTTTGCTCAATCTGCTGAATGTTTATGCTCAGCCTTTGCTACCCAAAATGCACTATGTCCAACCCCTGTCCATGTATCAGGTTGATAGCTTAAGGCACCAGGCTACCAAGATTGTTTCAGCAAGGCTGGGCCGAGCTGAGCCCCCTCTTAGAAAAGAGGTTGTGGAATATATGCTGGATGTGGGATCAAACATGTTCAGTATGAGAAGAAGCAAGGCTAACTATTACAGGATTATTGAGGTTATATCTGATTTGAAGATGGCCCTGAAATGGTTTGATGAGATTTGCCTTTGGAAGAACCCTTTTACAACAGTTCTGATCCACATTCTGTTCTTGTTGCTGGCTCTTTTCCCTGAACTCATTCTACCAttagtgttcttctaccttctTGTCATTGGGGTATGGCGCTATAGAAGGAGGCCGAGACACCCTCCTCACATGGAGGTCAAGCTTTCCCTTCCTGATACTGTCTTCCCTGATGAACTGGAAGAGGAGTTTGACTCATTTCCAACTTCACTACAAgctgaaatattaaaaatacgaTATGATCGAGTCAGGAGTGTGGCATCAAGGATACAGACATTGATGGGGGACTTGGCAACTCAAGGGGAGAGGCTGCAGGCTCTACTGAGCTGGAGAGACCCCAGAGCCACAGCTCTGTGTATGATCTTCTGCCTCACTGCTGGTACATTGTTTCTGTTCATTCCTTTTCGGGTTTTTGCTGTGCTGGTAGTTTTATATGTGCTAAGGCATCCAAGGCTCCGCCATAGGATGCCTTCTGTGCCTCTAAGCTTCTTCAAGAGGCTGCCTGCAAGAACAGACAGCATGTTCTGAAACCTCCATTGATGATCATTGGGAGCTTCTCGAGACACAGACACAATgttcatttcaaattttaatcagAAAAAGATCAATGTTTGAACCAGAGACTGGTATTATACCAGATGCATGTTGTTTCCATCACAGATAATGAAATGAACTCCGATGAATTTTCGGTTTTTTCAGCAGTGGGTGTTCTTGTATTCATCTGAGGTTGGAAGTTTTGTGTGTGTAGTTTGGTTGTTGTGTGGTGCAGTTTGTTTTGCTTGTTGGGTGTTCTGGGAATTGAATccatggaaaatttgagggaaagtacaataaaaagaaaatagagataattaaaaaaaaaaagtaaaaaaaatgatgagaaaattgactaaggttatgtttgatttccataaaattgaaaattcgggggaataaaaaaaagagaaaaatggaataaattaaaaaataaagaaaattaaaaatagatttaaaaaaccaatgaatttatttttatacaagtttcaaacttatttcacaatttttttcatattctatataaatattaaataattttaaaatgtataagtttctaattgattttcttttttcttgtctccgctaaaattaaatacaaacaAATCATTTTGCTTAGCACTTTTTTGGAACCAAGCAAATTAA
This DNA window, taken from Vitis riparia cultivar Riparia Gloire de Montpellier isolate 1030 chromosome 13, EGFV_Vit.rip_1.0, whole genome shotgun sequence, encodes the following:
- the LOC117927532 gene encoding 30S ribosomal protein 2, chloroplastic; amino-acid sequence: MAAISSLFSQTLLHHPTKTLTLHSKPSIQPLKPSHFPNSVTFKAIKPKRPIAVSAVTAEAPVATSDAAARRLYVGNIPRTVDSAELARIVEEHGAVEKAEVMYDKYSGRSRRFAFVTMKTVEDANAAIEKLNGTEIGGREIKVNITEKPLLTLDMSLLQAEESQFIDSPHKVYVGNLARTVTTDTLTQFFSEKGGKVLSAKVSRVPGTSKSSGFGFVSFSSEEDVEAAISSCNNAFLDGQRIRVNKA
- the LOC117927753 gene encoding FT-interacting protein 3-like codes for the protein MPRPAPNQSSAREDDYCLKETSPNLGGGRLSRGDKLTTAFDLVEQMHYLYVRVVKAKELPGKDGSESCDPYVEVKVGNFKGFTKHIEKKSNPVWSQVFAFSKDRLQSSFIEVSVKDKNGGKDDFMGVVLFDLHDVPRRVPPDSPLAPQWYRLEDRKGSKVKGELMLAVWMGTQADESFTEAWQSDAAGISVEALASIRSKVYVSPKLWYLRVNVIQAQDLVPSDRTRNEVYVKAALGTIVLRTRFPQTRTINPFWNEDLMFVASEPFEEPLVLSVENRVAANKEDTLGKCMISLQDVERRLENRSVSAKWFNLEKMSGEQKEVKFSSRIHLRICLDGGYHVLDEATHFSTDFRPTMKHLWKPSTGVLELGIINAHDLLLKEKKGGRRNTDAYCVAKYGQKWIRTRTIIDSSSPRWNEQYTWEVFDPCTVITVGVFDNSHLQGGDKAAGSKDTIIGKVRIRLSTLETGRVYTHSYPLLVLDSSGLKKMGEIQLSVKFSCSSLLNLLNVYAQPLLPKMHYVQPLSMYQVDSLRHQATKIVSARLGRAEPPLRKEVVEYMLDVGSNMFSMRRSKANYYRIIEVISDLKMALKWFDEICLWKNPFTTVLIHILFLLLALFPELILPLVFFYLLVIGVWRYRRRPRHPPHMEVKLSLPDTVFPDELEEEFDSFPTSLQAEILKIRYDRVRSVASRIQTLMGDLATQGERLQALLSWRDPRATALCMIFCLTAGTLFLFIPFRVFAVLVVLYVLRHPRLRHRMPSVPLSFFKRLPARTDSMF